The following is a genomic window from Janibacter sp. DB-40.
CCGGTTGGCACCCATCGGGACTCGGGACATCGACTCCACGCCCCCGGCCACTGCGACGTCGTACTGACCCGAGATGACACCGGCTGCGGCAAAGGCAACGGCCTGCTGGCTCGACCCGCACTTGCGATCGATCGTCGTGCCCGGGACGGACTCGGGCCAACCGGCGGCCAGGGCACCGACGCGCCCGACGTTGCCGGACTGGTCGCCGACCTGGCTGACACACCCCCACACGACGTCGTCGACCTCGGCGGGTTCGAGCCCGACCCGGCCGACGACGGCGTTCAGCACGTGGGCGGTCAGGTCCGCCGGGTGGATCCCGGCCAATGACCCGTTCCGCTTGCCGACGGGGGTCCTCACGGCGTCGACGATGACGGCGTCTCGCATGACTGCAGCTCCTGGGTTGTCGTGACGGTCACCAGCGTCGGGACCTGCCTGCTACCGACGTCAGCAGACCACGACGCCCGAGCGCCCCACAAAGACCTGCGGGCGATCCTGTCCATAGCGGATCCCTATGTACGCACCACCTCCCCCCGGGACGGGTCGCCCGCGCACGAGGAGCGCGCGTCCGCACCACCGAGCCGGCGGGGAGGCCGGGCGGTGCTGCGTGGCCGCCGTCGCGCAGCTGCAGCCGTCAGTGGCCGGCGTTGAACTCCGGGTCGACGCGGACATCGAGGAGGAAGAGACCGTGCGGGGACCTCAGTCGATCGGCCACCGGCTCCAGGTCGTCCACCGAGGTGACCACGACCCCGTCACCGCCGGCTGCGCGGGTGAGGGCCGGGAAGTCCGGCCAGGCCGTCATCGAGTGTCGGGGATCGACTCCGAAGTGGACCAGCTTGACGTGCTCGGCCCCGTACGCCCCGTCGTCGTAGAGGACGACGAGGACCGGGCCGCCCTCGCGCGCCAGGGTCGGCAGCTCGGCGAGCGCCATGGCCAGACCACCGTCACCGACGAGGAGCACGGTGACCTCGTCAGGTCGTGCGACGGTGGTGCCCAGTGCGCCCGCGGGACCGAGACCGATCGACCCGAAGGCACCCATGGTCGTGAAGGCCCGCCCCTCCGGCGCGTGGATCCACGGCCACGCACTCACCGTGAAGCGACCGATGTCGCTGACGACGGTGCGTTGCGCAGGCAGGAGCTCGTCCAGCTCGGCGGAGACGAGGCGCGGATCGGCGTGGCCGTCCGAGCGGTGCTCACGCACGTCCGCCCGCGGGTCGTGCTCGCGCAGGGCGCTGCGCACTCCCTCGCGCCACCCGGACGTGGGGCGGTGCTCCACGTCCTCGAGCATCGCCGCCATCGCCTCGGCCGTCAGCCGCGCGTCCCCGCAGACACCGACGTCGGGCTCGACGTACCACCCGAGCGCCGCCGCGTCGGCGTCGATCTGGACCACGGTCTTGTCGGCGAAGAGCGTCCTGCGCGCCGTCGTGTACGTCCCCAGGCCGGCACCGATGGCGAGCACGAAGTCGGCCTCCGCGATGGTGCTCGCGGCGGTGGCGTGGGAGAGAGTGCCGCAGATCCCGATGTTCTCCGGGTGCCCGCGAAAGAGCCCGCGTCCCAGGAGAGTGGTCGCGATGGGCGCCCCGAGCGCATCGGCCAGGGCGACGACCGCGTCCTCACCCTCCGCCTCGATGACCCCTCGTCCGGCCAGGACGAGGGGCCGTCGGGCCGCGACCGCCCGCTCGACGGCGTTCTCCAGGTCGGACCGACGGGGCGCCACCGGCGCGGGCAGGGCGAAGGGGGCGGCCTCCGCCGGTTCCTCGACGTCGGCCCGGAGCATGTGGATGGGTAGGTCGAGGACGATGGGCCGTCGCTCCGCCCGCGCCCGACGCAGCGCCCGTCGCAGGTCATGAGCGGCCGTCGCTGGAGCGTGCACGCGCTCGAAGCCGCACTCCGCCGCCGTCGCGACCGCAGGGATGTCGATGCGCTGGAAGTGGGTGGGGTCGATCGGCGTGGCCCCGGTGACGAGCACGAGTGGGGTGCGCGCCCGAGCGGCCTCGACGAGCGAGGTCAGTGCGTTGGTCAGGGCCGGCCCGTGGGTCACCGATGCGACGCCCACCCTCCCGGTGGCGCGTGACCACGCGTCCGCCGCACCGACGGACGAACCCTCGTGGGCCACTCCGACGAACCGCCCTCCCGCATCCTTGAATGACGCCAGGTAGAGCATGTTGGCATCCCCCATGAGGCCGAAGATCGTGTCCACGCCGAAGGAGCGCAGGGTGTGGGCGAAGCTGTCATGCAATCTCATCGGTGGTCCTTACGTGGGTGGTGGGTCGTGGACGGCGACCGTCTGGTCCGGACGCTCGGTGGCGTCGAGGGCCCCGGCGATTTCATCTCGACGCCGCTGCGTCGAGGATCCGCCGGGCTCGGTCGACCACGGGCTTGTCGATCATCTGGTTGTCGAGGACGATCGCGCCGGAGCCGGCCTCGGCGACGACGGCCATGACCCGACGGGCCCAGGCCACCGTGTCCTCGCTCGGGCCGAAGAGGGCTCCGGCACTGGCGATCTGGCGCGGGTGGATGCAGAGCTTGCCCCCGAACCCGAGCCGCGCGGCGTGCGCCGCGTCCGCGCTGATGGCGGCCTGGTCGTCGATCGCGCCGCTCACACCGTCGACCGGCGGGGCCAGCCTCGCTGCGGCGGACGCGACGACGAGGGCGCTGCGCATCGGAGCGAGGGCGAGGTGGTCGTCACGATCGACGCCGAGCTCGGTCGAGAGGTCGAAGTTGCCGAAGGCCAGCCTGCAGACGCCCGGCACCGCGGCGACCTGCGGAGCCGCCAGCACGCCCGCAGCCGTCTCCACGAGGGCGACGAGGCCACCCCGGGCCGGAGACGGTCGACGACGTCGGCCGCGACGGCGGCCGAATCCGCCTTCGGCAGGAGGACCACGTCGGCCACTCCCGCGAGCGCGTCGAGGTCGGCTTCGTGCCACTCGGTCCCCACGGCATTGACGCGGACGATCCCGGTGTTGCCGTCGGCGAACCACCGGGCAGCTGACTCCCGGGCCGATGCCTTGCCCTCGGCGGGGACGGCGTCCTCGAGGTCGATGACGATGACGTCGGCGCCGGCTGCGGCCGCCTTGGCGTAGCGGTCAGGGCGGTCACCGGGCACGAAGAGGAGGGTGCGCGCGCCGGCGACGTCGGCGACGGTCGTCCGACCGCCGGATCCGGGTGTCGTCCCTGGGTGGTTCATCTGGTCGCGACCTTTCGTCAGTGGCGGCCCAGCGCCCGACCGCCGTCGATGACGAGCTGGGTGCCGGTGATGTAGGAGGCGTAGTCGCTCAGCAGGTAGCACGCGGCGTCGGCGACCTCCTGCCGACCCACGAGGCGGGCGAGGGGGACCCCCTCGATCGCCGCCCGGAGCGACGCCTCGTCGCGGAAGAGGATGTCCACCCCCGCGGTGCCCTCGGTCATGCCGGGGACCAGGACGTTGAGGCGGATGTCGTGGGGCCCCCAGGCGCCGGCGAGAGACTTCGTCATCGCGACCACCCCTGCCTTCGCACTCGCCGAGTGCACGGTGTCCGGACCGCCCTGGTTGGCCATGTTGGAACCGATCGAGAGCACCGACCCGCCACCGCCGCGCTCGATCATGTGCTGGCCCACGACCTGCGTGCAGTGCCACGTGCCGTGGAGGACGATGTCCACGACGGCCTGCCAGCCCCCCGGGCTCAGCTCGTGGGGTGCCACCCGGAACTGGCCCGCCGCGCTGTTGACGAGGTGGTCGATCCGGCCGTGCTCCGCGACGACGTCGCTCACCATGCGCTCGACGGCGTCCCGATCACGCACGTCGAGCACGGCGGACACCGCCCGCCAGCCCTCGGCAGTGATGCGCTCGACCACCCGGTCGAGCCGATCGGCGGTGCGGCCGACGACCACGACGAGGGCGCCCAGACGGGCGAGCTCGACGGCAATGGCCTCACCGATGCCCGAGCCGCCGCCGGTGACGACGGCGACACGGTCGGCGAAGGACCCCGGCTGGAGCATCGACGGCGCGCTCATCCCGGCTGCACCTGGGAGCGCAGCTCGGTCTTGAGCAGCTTGCCGGCATCGGACGTCGGCAACGACTCCACGACCTGGACCGATCGCAGCTTCTTGTACGGCAGGACGCGCTCGGCGACCCAGGCCATGAGCTGCTCGGCGGTGGGGTGCTCGTCGGCAACCGGCACGACGAAGGCGACCGGCTCCTGGCCGAAGGACTCGTGGTCCCGTCCCACGACCGCGGCCCTGTGCACCTGCGGGTGACCCGCGAGGAGGTCCTCGAGCTCGCGTGGGTAGACGTTGTACCCCTTGTAGATGAGCATGTCCTTGGCTCGGTCGGCGATGTGCACCAGGCCCTTCTCGTCGAGGTAACCGATGTCGCCCGTCGCGAGCCACCCATCCACGAACTGGCCGGCGGTCTCGTCCGGGCGGTTGTGGTAACCATCAGTGACCTGCGGACCGCGAATCCAGATCTCGCCGCGCTCCCCCGCGGGCACAGGCGCACCGTCGCCATCGCGGATCTCGATCTCCGTGTCGCACAACGGCAGGCCCACACTCCCGTTGACCCGCGGTGCGTCGCTGACCGCCGGCATCGCCGTGACCACACACGTGCCCTCCGTGAGGCCGTATCCCTCGGTGACCATCGCGTTCGGGAAGACGACGGCGAGCTCGTCGAAGGTCACCGGGTCGATGGGCGCGGCTCCGGACGAGACCACCCGGACGCTCGAGAGGTCGCGCTGTCCCACCGTCGGCTCCCTGACGAGGGCGTGCCACATCGTGGGCGACCCGGTGATGTACGAGACCCTGTGTCGCTCGATCAGCTCGAGGAGGCCGGCCGGACGGAATCGGCCCGCGATCACGAGGGTCGTGCCCGTCGCGAGGAGGTACGAGGAGTTGATGAGCATGTGGGCGTGGAAGAGTGGCGAGACGGCCACGGTGGCCCCCTCGCCCAGGACCACACCGGCTCCTCCGGGCAGGGGCAGGGGGGACAGGTCGAGCCTGCCGTCTGCCACCTCCAGGCGGTGCCCCGCGCGCCAGGCGACCATCTGGCTGACATTGGCCACGACATTGCGGTGGAGCACCCGGACCCCCTTCGGGATGCCCGTCGTGCCGCCGGTGTAGACGATGTGGGCGACGTCATCGGGGACGGTGTCCACATCGGGTCGACCGGAGCCCTCCGTGTCGATGAAGTCCGTCCACGAGCGAACGCCCGCGGGCGACGGCGCGGACTCCCCACGTGGTGCGGGTGCGCAGTCGGAGGGCTCGACGACGACTACGGCCACCTCGCGGCCGTCTGCACGGAGCTGGTCGAGAGCCGGAAGCAGGGACTCGTGACTCGACGGGTGGGCGATGACGACCCGGGCGGAGGTGTCCGCGATCTGCGAGACGAGACCGGAAGCCGGTGTCAGCGGGTTGACCGGCGAGACCGTCGCCCCCGACAGGAGCACGCCGTAGTACGCGGCGGGGAACCATCCCGAGTTCGGCAGGTGCAGCAGGACGACGTCCCCCGGCCCCACCCCTTCGCGCCGCAGGCCACGGGCGAGTGCGCACGCCTGCTCGTAGAGGTCGGTGTAGGTGAACGTCAGCTCACCGTCCACGACGGCGGCGCGCTCGCCGTAGCGCGTCGCCATGCCCTCGATGAGGTCGGCGATCGTCGCGTCGGGGTAGTCGAGGTGTCGGGGCATCCCCTCAGGCCAGTAGGCGGTCATGCGATGGCTCCGTTCTCGTGCATCGTCCGGATGGTCGGCTCGTCGATCCCGAGCTCCGCGAGGATCGCGTGGGTGTCGCGCCCGACTGGTGGGGCGCCCTGGGGCATCCCGGTGGGTGTGCCGGAGAATCGGGGGGCGGGCGCTGCCTGGGTCACCCCGTCGACCTCCACGAAGGCCCGGCGGGCACGGTTGTGTGGGTGGTGTGGTGCCTCGTCCATGTCGAGCACCGGGGTGACGCACGCATCGACGTCGGCGAAGACCGACTCCCAGTGCGCCCGTGGGTGCGCGGCGAACGCGGCGGTGAAGAGTTCTCGCTGCCGCGCCCAGGTCGCGCGGTCCCGCTGTCGCGAGATGTCGAGCTGGTCGGTGAGGCCGAGCCGGGTGACGAGCTCGGTGAAGAACTGTGGCTCGATGGCTCCGACGGCCA
Proteins encoded in this region:
- a CDS encoding thiamine pyrophosphate-binding protein, whose amino-acid sequence is MRLHDSFAHTLRSFGVDTIFGLMGDANMLYLASFKDAGGRFVGVAHEGSSVGAADAWSRATGRVGVASVTHGPALTNALTSLVEAARARTPLVLVTGATPIDPTHFQRIDIPAVATAAECGFERVHAPATAAHDLRRALRRARAERRPIVLDLPIHMLRADVEEPAEAAPFALPAPVAPRRSDLENAVERAVAARRPLVLAGRGVIEAEGEDAVVALADALGAPIATTLLGRGLFRGHPENIGICGTLSHATAASTIAEADFVLAIGAGLGTYTTARRTLFADKTVVQIDADAAALGWYVEPDVGVCGDARLTAEAMAAMLEDVEHRPTSGWREGVRSALREHDPRADVREHRSDGHADPRLVSAELDELLPAQRTVVSDIGRFTVSAWPWIHAPEGRAFTTMGAFGSIGLGPAGALGTTVARPDEVTVLLVGDGGLAMALAELPTLAREGGPVLVVLYDDGAYGAEHVKLVHFGVDPRHSMTAWPDFPALTRAAGGDGVVVTSVDDLEPVADRLRSPHGLFLLDVRVDPEFNAGH
- a CDS encoding SDR family oxidoreductase produces the protein MSAPSMLQPGSFADRVAVVTGGGSGIGEAIAVELARLGALVVVVGRTADRLDRVVERITAEGWRAVSAVLDVRDRDAVERMVSDVVAEHGRIDHLVNSAAGQFRVAPHELSPGGWQAVVDIVLHGTWHCTQVVGQHMIERGGGGSVLSIGSNMANQGGPDTVHSASAKAGVVAMTKSLAGAWGPHDIRLNVLVPGMTEGTAGVDILFRDEASLRAAIEGVPLARLVGRQEVADAACYLLSDYASYITGTQLVIDGGRALGRH
- a CDS encoding AMP-binding protein — translated: MTAYWPEGMPRHLDYPDATIADLIEGMATRYGERAAVVDGELTFTYTDLYEQACALARGLRREGVGPGDVVLLHLPNSGWFPAAYYGVLLSGATVSPVNPLTPASGLVSQIADTSARVVIAHPSSHESLLPALDQLRADGREVAVVVVEPSDCAPAPRGESAPSPAGVRSWTDFIDTEGSGRPDVDTVPDDVAHIVYTGGTTGIPKGVRVLHRNVVANVSQMVAWRAGHRLEVADGRLDLSPLPLPGGAGVVLGEGATVAVSPLFHAHMLINSSYLLATGTTLVIAGRFRPAGLLELIERHRVSYITGSPTMWHALVREPTVGQRDLSSVRVVSSGAAPIDPVTFDELAVVFPNAMVTEGYGLTEGTCVVTAMPAVSDAPRVNGSVGLPLCDTEIEIRDGDGAPVPAGERGEIWIRGPQVTDGYHNRPDETAGQFVDGWLATGDIGYLDEKGLVHIADRAKDMLIYKGYNVYPRELEDLLAGHPQVHRAAVVGRDHESFGQEPVAFVVPVADEHPTAEQLMAWVAERVLPYKKLRSVQVVESLPTSDAGKLLKTELRSQVQPG